The nucleotide window TCCATTCCTACAGAGTTGAAACGAAGAGATTGCTTCTCCCTCGCTGTGCTCGGAGTCACAATGACGAGAGAGAGGCGAGATTGCTTTGTCGCTGACACTCCTCGCAATGACAAAGTGAAAAACAACTCGCAATGACAGAAAAAGCACACAATGGCAGAAGAGAACGCTTCTTGCGATGATAAAAAAGGGCGGTTGTAATGATGGACTGTAGAGATTGCTTCGTCGCTGACATTCCTCGCAATGAGAGGGTAAAAGTCCACAATTACAAGTAAAAGGGCATGTAATTAGAAAAACTGTGTCTTACCTACGAACCATCCTTAAGGACACATAAGTGAAGCGGAGAAGTCGTAGTGTTCAGTATTTAAATTGTTTTTGGCAGTTTTAGTAGAAATTTGTGTTTTTTATTGCTCTGTCATTTTTGTACATAAAAAAATTTACACAACCGTTTTTAAAAACTTACTTGACGTTTTAAAAACTTATTTGACGGCACATGATGATTTGTTAAATAAACATAAAACTCGAGGTTTTGGGGGATTATCCTCAACTTGACCTTTAACTACAGTATCAACGATCTTTGACAAGTATGGACTCTCAAAAGATGGACGAAAATTGAAAGCAAACACTTACATTTTGTCCCTTAAAAAAATAGGAGAAATTCTATATAATCTAAAACATCCTTTTTTAAATCTCCAGGAAGTTCTCGTATTTTCAATTCGTCGATTTCTTTTTCCATGGTCTTTACCTCCTGTAAGTCTATTTTAGGTTGTTCAATATTCTGCAATTTCTTATATTTTACATTTTTATGGTTTAGAGCTCTTCCTTTTACCTCGATTCAGTTATCATATTTCCTAAATACACCACCCATGAGGTCTCCTATGATTTGACCTGTAAAACCACTTTCGCAGAGTTCCAAATCGCAAAACTTATCTCCCAAAATGACCCCCTTCTCATATTCTTCTACAGCCTTGACTTCTCCCATATAAACAATCTCTCTCAACCCTATTACCCCGACTTCTAAAAAAATCTCTTATCCCCAGTATATCACGCTCTAAAAACTCCCTGTGTTAAGTATTTGGGCGTTCGCTGTATTTATTCATTTTTTATGAGAGAATCTCATTGTTCCACTTTTTAAATTCAGCGTGAAAAATTATTGATTTAGTCTTTTGATTTTTAATAAGATTTCAACATGAAGGTAGATAATCAATACTCATCCGTTCAGATAATAAATACAATTGAACAGCAGAAAATTAATCAAATAATACAAAAACTTAGAAACATTGAAAATCGGGTGATAGCCCATGAATTGGCACATAAATCAGTAGCAGGCAGATATGCAAAATCTGTAAGTTATACATATACAAAGGGACCTGATGGAAGAATGTATGTAACAGGCGGTGAAGTTTCTCTTGATGTATCAGAAAAGCGTTCACCGGAGGAGACAATCAAAAAAATGGAAATCATAGAGGCTGCTGCTCTTGCACCTTCTGATCCTTCTCCACAGGACATAAAGGTTGCCCAGGTGGCAGCAATTAAAAAGATGAAAGCTCAGTTTGAGCTTAACATGAATAAACAGAATGAGGAGTCTCAGGGTAAAATAATAGATGTCTTTGCTTGATTTGAGTTAAGGTATAAAAACAGCCCAGAGGATAAAAATGAAATTTATACCAAAGACACTTTTTATCTTGAGCATTGTATCATTGGGGTTCAGGCTTACAGGTTCAGCAATCAGAAATTTTAACTGGATAATTCGGAAACTTATGAGGAAATGATACTCTAATTTTTTAGTAAATGTTTAGCGATAATGCTGTCATAGCCATAAATATCATCAAAAAAATAGAGTTCTCCATCTTTTACAAGATTTGTAAAATAGAGAATATATATGGGTACAGGATTTTTTAGATTGATATAAAATGTTTTCTCGCTTTTAAGTGCTTCCTTAAATTTATTCCCATCCCAGTTCATTGAGTTATTGTTTTCAATCAACATTAAAGCTAAAGGTAAAGCTTGTTCAACTCTTATACAGCCTGAACTAAAGGCTCTTTTATTCCTTGTAAAAAGTTTTTTGTCGGGGGTGTCATGTAAATATACATCAAAATTATTTGGCATGTGAAACTTTATCTTTCCTAAAGCATTATTCTTTCCTGCTTTCTGAATCAATTTGAAATTAAAGTTTTTTTCATCTATGTTCTTCCAATCTATTGTAGATGGGTCAATTTCCTCTCCTTCTTTATAGACTTTTATATTTTCACTGGTTATGTATTGGGGATTTTTTAATATCTTCGGTAGGATGTCTTTTAATGCTATTTTATGTGGTACGTACCAATCAGGATTGATGATTATACGAGTTATTTTGCTGTAAAGTAGAGGTGTAGGTCTAAAGTCCTCTTGAAAATCCTTACCTGCTATTATGCGACTATAGAGAAGAAGTTGTCCCTTGTCATAAAAATAGGCTTCAAAGGAGGGAATATTTACCAATATGTATTTTTCGCCAAAACTTTCAGGAAGCCATCTAAATTTTTCGAGATTTATCCTTATTTGATTGATTCTATCTTTGATTGAAAGATTTAAAGTCTTGACAGTATTTTTTCCAATGATTGCATCTGTTTCAAGATTATGTAATTTCTGAAATTTGACTATAGCCTCTTTTAATTTTTCATCAAAAAAAGGAGATTCTGAAGAATTATCGATAAATCCAAGAAGATAAAGTCTCTTTCTTATCTCTGCCACGGCTGGATGCATTTGTCCGGGTTTTATCTTTCCTTTGAGATCTATTTTGTTGAATTTTTCTCTATCCAAAAGATTGTAATATTTTATGAGATACTCCTTTAAAAGTCTGTAGTTTTCGTATTTTGGTGAGAGCCTGTCAAAGAGAGATAAGAGTCTGTCATCTTTAATCAATTCTATGAGGGTTTCCAACACTATATCTCTCTTTTTGGGAAAGTCCCATCTTTCAAAAACCTTAGCTGGATTTATAAAACCATAATAGGCATGATATGCAATTTTTATGAGAGTATTCGTAATTCTCAGCTCATTTTCATCCTTTGTTCCTGAAAAATCGACTTTATAGTGGGAAGGGTCTAATCCTTCAAATTTTGATTTTTCAATGAGGACTTTCAGGTCATTTATCCTCTTTTCATTCCATACGGGCTCAAAGTCTAAGGCTCTGTATAGAGTTTTTATCTTTTCACAATTAAGTATACGGGAGTTACATTGTTCAATAGAGTTTATAATGGATTGGGAAGCAAAGGTCTTTTCTATTGGGTATGATATGAAGAATAATGGCAGAGTAAGGAGAACAAACAGAAAAAATTTATTAGATATGAAGATTTTTTTCATGTTCCAGCGTAAATTTGTCCTCAGTTTTCCTCTCTTTAATGGGTAGAGTTTAAGTTAATACATAGTTCATGCATTTTGTCAATATTTAAATTTTCAAATTAATAAAAGGGATTTTCATCCTCTGCTGCCTCTTCACTTTTTCCTTTTTATTTAAAACCGCACCATGCACTAAAATATCTCTTCCAAACCTTATCTTCAACTCATCGAGAGTATTGTAGAGTTTTTCAATTTTGTCTAACTTTACTTGATTTTCAAAGAGACTGCCCTGTCTCATCTTCATTGATGTGAGTTCAACCAGTACAACTCCTGTCTGTCTGTATGTCTCTCCTTTCTCATAGATTGTTTCAAAAGCTCTTTTCATAAAGGGAAATATATCTTCAGGATAGGCTGTCTCTGAATTAAGCCTTATTTCACAGGCTCTGTCTCTGAAATCCTGTGTTTTTATAAATATTATGATTTTCTTTGTACATAATCCATATCTTCTTGCTTTGAAACAGGCATTTTCAAGGTTTTCTACAAGATGGGCATAAACTTCCTCTTTTTCTTTTGTCGGTGTAAATGTCTTTGCTTTGCTTATTGATCTGTATTCCTTCTTTGGTTCAGGATTTACTGGATATATGCTTCTTCCATTAAGCTCATGCCATATTTCATAAAATGGTTTTGAAAAATGCTTTTTTATAAAGCTTTCAGATTTAGTTGCAAACTGAAGTGCTGTCTTTATGCCGAGTTTTTCGCAGTATGCGGCTGTATTGTGACCTATTCCCCATATTTTTTCAATGGGAAGGTCCTGTAAATAAAGATGTATCTGTCTTCCCGGTATTACTGTTAGTCCGTCAGGTTTTTTATGTTTTGATGCTACCTTTGCAAGCACCTTTGTAAGGCTTATCCCAACTGATACTGTAATGCCAAGCTCTTTCTTTATCGTTTCTTTTATTCTCATTCCAATCTCATCGTAGGAACAGTGATAAACTCTACGAAGCCCTGTAAGGTCAACAAATGCCTCATCTATAGAGTATTCCTCTACCTGCGGAGAAAATCTTCTCAGTATCTCAAACATTCTTACTGAAAAGAGAGAGTATTTTTCATAATCTGAGTTGATGAAAACTGCATCGGGGCAGAGTTTTTTTATCTCATGAATTAGCATGCCTCTTTTTATTCCCTTTGCCTTTGCTTCATAGCTTACTGCTGTTGCCATTCCTCTTTCTGCTCCAACTATTACAGGCTTTCCCTTAAGTAAGGGATTTACTGCCTGCTCAACAGAGGCAAAAAAGCCATCGGCATCTATGTGAAGGATAGCTTTAATCCAATCATGAATCATTAATGGTCTTTCAGTCATTTTAACTTCCTTATTACTGCAACAACAACGCCTGCTATGTTTAACTCTTTCTTTGGTTTTATAGGTTTATAGCTGGGATTAGCAGGCTCAAGGATTACCTCTTTTCCAACTCGCCTTAGATACTTCATTGTCCACTGTCCATCAACCTGTGCAATAACTATGTCTCCACTTTTTGGTAGAAGAGACCTGTCCACAAGAACATAGTCATCGGGCATTATTCCTGCTTCAATCATAGAGTCTCCTGTTACTTTTAGCATGAAAGTAGATAAGGGATTGTTGATTAACCATCGGTCAAGGGAGATTGTATCAATAAGTTCTTCCTCTGCAGGAGAGGGAAAACCTGCCTCAACTAAGCCTAAGACTTTTATGGGATTTGTGAGAGTTTTTGGAATAAGTCTACCCTTTAAGTCTTTCTCTACGATATTGAGTTTAATTAGTTTTTCAACGAATTTGAAAGCTGCATTTTTTGAGCTGAATCCAAGTAACTGTGAAATCTCAGAGTAAGATGGCATTCTGCCGTTTTCCCTATAGAAAAGCATGAGACGGGTGATTCTTTCCTTTAGTTTATCATCTCTTTTCATGAGAATATTATAATTGAACTTTCGTTCACTGTCAAGGGGGGTAATTTTGTGTGGGTGCGGTATAAAAGGAAATTTTAAATTTTTAACTGTCAAAGTGGATGTCCCGATGTCTCTTTTTCCTGTCATTCAGAGGGACTCGATGCCCTGAGGAATCTCTGATCCCACTACAATGCACCTTTTTAGTCATTCCGAGGGATTAAATGTCCCGAAGCAGTCTCTGAGTTCATACAATAATGAAAAGGCGAGATTGCTTCAGGCGCTAACGCACCTTCGCAATGACTCGTTTTTCTCTCATCATGCAGGACTCAATGCCTTTTTCTTAAACGGGATGGACTCGATACCTTCTTCTGTCATTCCGAAGGGTTCGATGCCCTGAGGAATCTCTAACTGCCTCTGTCGGTAAAATGAGGGATTACTTCGTTGCTTGGACTTTTTGCGATATTGAAAGTACAGTATATTTTTTCAAGAAACTAAAAATGCACAGACATAGTCTTAATAAGATATTTAACCGATTTCTTCGAAGTTCAGTATGTCCATGTATTCCCACTCTCTCCATCCCATTACATATATACCTGAACGGGTCGCATACTTTATTACATTGTCAGGAAAAGTTATACTGCCAAATATAATTATCAGTTGTCTTCCTTGAGCAAACTCAGGGAAAAACTCGAAAAATCTTCGCGACTTCTCTTTTATGGCGTCTACATCCTGAACTCGGGGAGTTGAACGAACTTCAATCATGAAGACTTTGTCTTCACAGGCTGCTATAGCATCTATTTCATAGTCCTCTCCGTTTTTTCTTCTGAACATTCGCTGCCCTTCAAGAGTAACCTCACAGTTGAAGTATTTTTTCAACACAGGACGCAAGGCTGGTGCTACAAGGTCTTCAACAATGGTTCCCATTTTTTTGGCAAGATTGCTCCACTCCTGATTTTTACGCCTGTTTTCCTCTTCCTGCCTCTTTTTGAATTCGAGCATTTCATTTTTGAATTCTCTCATTTCATTTTTGAACTCTCTCATTTCATTTTTGAACTCTCTCATCTCCTCTTTGAATGCACGAAGTTCTGCTTCAGTCCTCATCTGAGAGTTGTAAAGTTTGTTAAATTCAATTCCGACACTTCTGATGAACTCTTCTAAAACTTCTTCAAGTTTACTTACTCTTTCTTCCAATACAGGCATTTAAAACCTCCAAGAGTTATTGCATAGTATATGATATCATATTTAACTAACTATGAAAAAAGATTAACAAGACTGCAATACCACACACCAGCTCAATAAATATAGCTAAAATCCTATGTCTTTTAGAGCTTGTGGAAACTGTAAAGCCTGGGCAAAGTCTTTTACTCCTGCTGCTTTAAGTGCATCAGTTAAGAAGTTGTGAAATTGGTCTTTTATTTCTCTAAACTCTTCTTTTAGTATTGGCGTTAATCCATGAGCAAGTATGGAGTTATTTCTTGATTTCAGGCAGTCAAGAAGCTTATTTTTTCTCTCAAGATAGAGTTTTCCCACAGGATCATCCATACTTCCAAGTAATTCATAGCTCTTTGTAAGGGCAAGTTTCAGAATTCCGTCTTCACTATTTTTCTTGCATTCTTCTCTTAGAAACTCTATTGCTTTTTCAGTTTGAACATTGAACTTTGAATTTTGAACATCTATTTTAAGTTCGTCGCAGTTTATCTTGGAGTTATCTATTCCATAGGAAAGCTTTAGTCGTAACTGAGCAATCATCTCTATAGCTCTGTAGTATCTCGCAACGGCATCGTCGTATCTTTCCTGTTCAGCCCTTCGTTCAGCATTCATCATCAGGTCAATTACTCTCTCATATCCATGAAATGGCTCTTTCTTTCCAAGAATTTGCTTGAGCCAGAGATAATACTTTACTACCGATTTTTGAACTGGACTGTCTTTTGTAATTGCTTTCAGTATTCTTTCAAACTCCTCATAGGCACCCTCATGCTGAAATTTATCCCATAAAACAAAGGCATAAAGTATGTTCCTTATCAGCATTATTTCATTTCGTGTTTCGTGATTCAGAGGATATTTAAGATAAGTTTTTGTTTTTTCAATAATTTCCTCGTAGTAGTAGCCTTTCATCAATGAATCGAAATAGGTTTTGTCAATTCTATAAAGGAGATTCATTTTGTTAATGGCAACTGGGAAGTCTCCGCTGTCAATTTTAGTTAGATTGGTTCTCTGACCGGCATTAAAACAAAGTTCCCAACCTTCTTGAAAGATACTGACAAGCACCAATGCAACACTCATGGTTTTTGTACCACCAGTGTAGTTGGCAATTACTTTTATAGTTTTTTTCTCAGGAAATCTTTCGTTGATTCTACTAATCAGCTGTTTTTCTATTTCTTTAAATGTTTCGTTAAGGTCGTCAATTATGTCCACTGGAAGAAGTATTTTTTCATATTGTTCAGATGTAAGATTACATTCTCTTACAATAATTATTTCATTGTCTTTTAACTTCTCTCCATCAACAATTCTCTCTGATGCCACCTCTGATTTTCCTGAAGAGCAGATAAAGTAGATGAAGTCAAAGTTGGTCTCTTTAATGGCATTAACAATTGGTGCAGGACTACCACCTACTGTAAAAACCCCAATTGTTTTCATGAGAGCCTCCGTTTTTTCTTTAAATTATACCAAAATGTGTGTGTTAGAATTGTAAAATTAAATCAGCCGAACAAACCATATCAAGCTGGTAACGATTTTGTTCTGACATTACGTGTTAAATCAATCTTGTTTTTCCACATACTTACTTTAGGAAGCACGAAATAGCCGTTGGCATAGTGTTTATCTGTTCATATCGGCATTTTCAGGATATAATCATAACCTGTTGTTACGGTAATGACTTTTTTGTAAAATTGCAATGGGATCTGTAACTTGAAGCAGAGAAGTGAGTAATAGAAACCATATTCGTCACTGCGAGGGTGGCATTCCACCCGAAGCAGTCTTCCCATTTTTTCCAGAGTTGTAACGAAGAGATTGCTTCGCCTTCGGCTCGCAATGACAGAAAAAAGTTACTCGCAATGACAGAAAAAAGTTACTCGCAATGACAGGGGAAAAGCCCGCTATGACAGAGGAGGACGCTTCTTGCAATGATAAAAAAAGGCGTTAGCAATGACTGACTGTAGAGATTGCTTCGTCGCTTACGCTCCTCGCAATGACAGAAGAGAGCCCGTGTTCGTAATCATGAGTGAAAATTCTCACTGAAAATTGACCCACCCTTTTATTAAAATAATTCCTAAAACAGGGGGAAAGGAAAGGGTGATAAGCATGGAAGATTGGATAACAATAAGAAATCTTAAGAAGAAAAATTCAGAGCTCGGCAAAATAGCAATTGCAATTGCTTATTCTTGACAACAATGAAAAATAAGACACAGCCAAAAACATGCCTAAAAATTCAAAAATACGGCAGCATCTACTACGGTCTCATTGGTGCTAACTATCATAAAGAGGTCAAGATAAAGCACACTGACCTTGGTACTATCAAAGGCAAGACTTATAAAGAGCTAAATAAAGTTTTTTAGTGAGGGTGAATTTGTAGCCGAAGAGTTGAAAAGATAAATAGCCTTAATCCCTTGCTGGATAAGGGAGATGCATAAAAAAGGAGGTATTTAATCATGAATCGCAGAGATTTTATGAAATTAGCAGGAGCAATCACAGTAGCCACAACTGGAGGATACACCCTCACAGAGTTGATGAAGATGGAACCCTTGGAGTTGCTGGTAAAAGAGGCAGAAGCAGCCACTATCCCAATGGCAAGGATGAATGCCTTTGCAAAGGAGTGTGTAAAGAGGAGTAGGTATGTTATAGGATACCCAAATAATCAAAACATAAACACAAAGGATTTTTACAAGTGGTATGTTGAAAGTGGACTTTGCAATATTCACATGAACAATGTAGGCAATCCATGGAAGCCCTCTGGTGCCTTAATAAATTCCCACGAGTTTGAAAGGGAGGTAATCGAGTATTTTGCTCCTTTCTTTGGCTTTAAAAAAGGAGAATACTGGGGTATTGTTACCCATAGCGGGACAGACGGTAATATGCACGGTATGTATTTTGGCGTAAAATATTTACAAGCAAAGACAAAGCAGTTACCTATAGTGTATGTATCAGAAGAGGCTCACTATTCTATAAAGAGATTGGCTGATGTGATGAACCTTGAGCTAAAGTTAATTCCAACCTTACCTATGGGGCAGATGGATGTATCTGCCTTTGAAAAAGCCCTTGATCCAACAAAGCCTGCATTAATAGTAATTGCCATTGGAACCACATTTAAAGGTGCCATTGATGACCACCCAAAGATTGCAGAGATTGTAAACAAGGTCAAGCCTATGGCAGTATATACTATGTATGATGCAGCATTATTTGGAGGTTTTTTGCCTTTTACAAAATATAGGGATATAGTCAACAGAGAAAAAATGAATTTTGATTCCATTGCAGTGAGTGGGCATAAGTTCTTTGGCTTTGATGAGCCACTTGGTCTATTCATTACCACTATGGAGGTGTTTAATAATCAAAACCCCTTTAAGGTTAACTATCTCAATGATGCGGTACCGACAATAACATGCTCCAGGTCTGCCTTAGGGGCATTGAAATTCTGGTGGCATTTGGTGAAAAACGGTGAAAAAGAATATAAGAGACAGGCAGAGCATATCCTGTCAGTAGCCCAGTATCTCAAGAAAAGGCTTGATGAAATGAATTATCCAGCCTGGTTAAATCCCATGTCTAACACTGTTTTCTTCAAAAGACCAAGTGACTGGATAATGAAGAAGTGGGACCTTGCCCCTGAATACGATGAGAGATTGGGAGGACCTTTAGCCCACGATGTAATTATGCAACACGAAACTGAAAAGACTGTTGATAAGTTTATAGCTGACTTGAAGAAGGATTTAAAGAAATGAAATTAAGCACCTTTTTGATAGAAAATAATGGTCCAACTTCAAATTTTTGCATGGATTTCATAGTCGTCAAAGGAGAGCTATGATGACAGCCATAAACACTTCCGTCTTTGAACTTTTGAAGATAGGTCCAGGACCTTCCAGTTCTCACACTATCGGACCTATGAAGGCTGGCTATGATTTTCACTGCCTTATGCAGCAGTTACCACAGGAGCAACAGGAAAAAGCAACTGAGTTGAAGGTATATCTATTTGGTTCCCTTGCTTCAACAGGTAAAGGACATGGTACTGATCGGGCAGTACTGGCAGGGCTTTTGGGATATCAGCCTGAATCATGTTCCCCTGCTATTTTAGACGGCATCAATCCTGATAATCCTGAAGGTATTTTGTTGCCATTGGGCAGGCTAAAATTGCTCTTTAAGCCCACTGACATGATATGGGATAATCAACAACATAACTATCCATTCAGTAATACCATAGTAATGCGGCTTTACAGCAAAGACAACATATTGCTGGAAAAGGAGTATTATTCGGTTGGAGGTGGTTTTCTACAATGGAAGGGATGGCAAGAGCCAAAGCAGGGCGTTCCCCGCTATCCCTATGCCAATGCAGAACAGCTTTTGAAACAACTGAGAAAACATCGCCTGCGGATAGATGAACTGATGCTTGCCAATGAAATTGCCATTACAGGATGTTCTAAAAGGCAAATTAAGGAAAAATTAGATCATATCATCAAGGTTATGCAACAGTCGGTAGAGCGGGGTATTGTGACTGAAGGTTTTTTACCCGGTCCTATTGGTCTACATCGCAAAGCAGCTTTGTTGTATCAGCGGGCAAAGGCAATGCCTCGCTCCATTGACCGGATGTTGGTGTTTCTCTGCGCCTATGCCTTTGCTGTAGCTGAAGAGAATGCATCTGGTCATATTGTGGTAACTGCTCCTACCTGTGGATCAGCTGGAGTGATTCCAGCAGTGATACAGGTGTTGCTAAAGCACCAAAAGCTCTCCCGTGATGTGGTACGCCGTGCGCTTTTAGGTGCCTCTGCCATTGGCTTTATTGCCAAACATAACGCAAGCATTTCTGGTGCCGAAGTGGGCTGTCAGGGAGAGATTGGCGTTGCCTCTAGTATGGCTGCGGCTCTCATTGCTTTAGCTTATGGCTGTGATGAAAGAATTGCCTTAAATGCAGCAGAGATAGCCTTAGAACATCACCTTGGCATGACCTGTGATCCAGTGAAAGGATATGTACAGATCCCTTGTATTGAGCGTAATGCTATGGGAGCAGTTAAGGCTTGGACAGCTTATTTGATTGCCAAGGAGAGCCTGCCTGAGTGGCATAAAGTGGGGTTAGATAAGGCTATTGAGGCAATGCTTCAGACTGGACGCGATATGAAGGTTGAATATCGCGAAACCGCCATGGGCGGTCTTGCCAAAGTTTGTTGAGAGGATACCAACTATGCAAACTCCTACGCATTCTTTACTTCGCATAATAAGCATTGAGTTTCTGATTGTAGGCAATATAATCGGCATTGGTATACTTGCCTTGCCAATCAACACAGGGCTTGCTGGTTTCATACCATCAGTGATTGGGCTCTTTGTCACAAGTGCTGCAATGTATTATTCTGCAGTTATACTTGGGGGTGAAGCGTCCAAGCGTCGGGAAGACACCTTTAACTATCCAAGTCTTTATAGAACCTACTTAGGGGCAACGGGCAAATGGTTAGCAGTGGCTGCAAACTTAGTAATCCTTTACGGTTATTTGACTGCCTACATGACTGGTATCGCCACTATCATTTGCAGTCTGTTCAATTTTAAGTTATCACCCGCCTGGCTGATGTTGGGGTTCTTTGCCATAACCTCAATTATATCGCTGGCTTCAGTTTACACAATTATGAAGTATGTCTCAATGCTGGTAGTGGTTAAGTGCGTAGCCTTTGCCGTGATTTCTGGCATAGCTGGTACCCATGTCAGAGCAGAAAACCTTGCACATGCCAATTGGTCACTATTTTTTTGTGTAATCCCCGTTATGTTGACTGCCTTTCATTTTCACAACATTATTCCAGCAATCTGCAAGAGTCTGCAGTGGGATCGTCGGGTAATCAATCTTACCATGCTGGTTGGTATGGCGTTTTGTTTTCTGATATACTTCATTTGGCTGCTGGTGGGGATTGGCGTGCTACCGCTTGATAATAGCCCAATCGGATTGATAAATGCTTTTCATAAAAATTTGCCAGCTACCATCCCCATGGCAGAGGTCATTCAGTCATCAACATTTTTACTGATTGCAAGCTTTTTTGGTGTGGTTTCTATCACTACTGGTTATTTGGCAAATGGTATGGGACTAATAGGATTCATGGACGACCTTACCAACCAGCACTTCAGAATTGTCAATCCCCTTTTAAGCCGTGCTCTCTCATTTATCCCACCACTTTTGATCGCATTAATCTATCCAGATATATTTCTCAAGGCAATCGACATCGCAGGTGGTTTTGGCGTTGTAACTCTTTTTGGGATTCTGCCTAGTATCATCGCCTTGCGTAATTCTCGGACGAAAGGGCAAAAATTTTTAGGTATTGCCATGCTACTGTTGTTTTGCACCTTTTTTCTGTTAGAGGCAATGCAGGAGTTAGGATTGCTGGATATAGATGCAAGTATTGAGTACTGGAAAGTAGGCAATGTCAAGGAATAACACGGTTTATTACATAATCTTTTAAATTATGGTATCATAGTCCTAAAATATTTTGGAGTATATATGCTTTAGCCACGAATTATTCTATCTCAAATTCAAGATTCATCGAGACATTTTTTTGTTGTACTTATAACCGGTGCGAGGCAAGTTGGCAAATCAACTCTTGCCCTATTATTAATGGATAATTATATAACCATTGACGATATTACTGTTTATTCAAGTGCAAAGGC belongs to Thermodesulfovibrio aggregans and includes:
- a CDS encoding aromatic amino acid transport family protein → MQTPTHSLLRIISIEFLIVGNIIGIGILALPINTGLAGFIPSVIGLFVTSAAMYYSAVILGGEASKRREDTFNYPSLYRTYLGATGKWLAVAANLVILYGYLTAYMTGIATIICSLFNFKLSPAWLMLGFFAITSIISLASVYTIMKYVSMLVVVKCVAFAVISGIAGTHVRAENLAHANWSLFFCVIPVMLTAFHFHNIIPAICKSLQWDRRVINLTMLVGMAFCFLIYFIWLLVGIGVLPLDNSPIGLINAFHKNLPATIPMAEVIQSSTFLLIASFFGVVSITTGYLANGMGLIGFMDDLTNQHFRIVNPLLSRALSFIPPLLIALIYPDIFLKAIDIAGGFGVVTLFGILPSIIALRNSRTKGQKFLGIAMLLLFCTFFLLEAMQELGLLDIDASIEYWKVGNVKE